Proteins encoded by one window of Pseudonocardia alni:
- a CDS encoding zinc-binding dehydrogenase: MGDRVAVELTAFGEDLQVGHRPASAPQPGAVTVDVTHAGVCGTDMHLQQGRMEIPLPMILGHEAVGRISALGNEVTTDALGAPLQPGDAVSWASNIPCHECFHCTSDEPSLCETRKVYGINQSSGVWPHLSGGWAEQIYLQPGSTIVKIPEDVGPEQVIALGCAGPTAVHAMGIGGPRPGDVVIVQGSGPVGLACAMLATLAGAVKVIIVGGPAGRLDAARAAGIGDVYVDIFTESDSVDRAAKIRAETPDGRGADLVIEATGVPAAVAEGIDLTRRGGTYLVVGQYTDHGTTPINPHHITKKQLRVLGSWAFSPRNHLDYVLSLPELARRFDLEKLVTTYPLTDAGRALADMRGGTVLKPVLLPGQVSSS, encoded by the coding sequence ATGGGCGATCGCGTCGCCGTCGAGCTGACCGCATTCGGCGAGGACCTGCAGGTGGGTCACCGTCCCGCGAGCGCACCGCAGCCGGGCGCCGTGACGGTCGACGTCACCCACGCCGGGGTCTGCGGCACCGACATGCACCTGCAGCAGGGCCGGATGGAGATTCCGCTGCCGATGATCCTCGGGCACGAGGCGGTGGGCCGGATCAGCGCGCTCGGGAACGAGGTGACGACCGATGCGCTCGGCGCCCCGTTGCAGCCGGGCGACGCGGTGTCCTGGGCGTCGAACATCCCGTGCCACGAGTGCTTCCACTGCACGAGCGACGAGCCGTCGCTCTGCGAGACGCGCAAGGTGTACGGCATCAACCAGAGCAGCGGGGTCTGGCCGCACCTGTCGGGCGGCTGGGCCGAGCAGATCTATCTGCAGCCGGGCTCGACGATCGTCAAGATCCCGGAGGACGTCGGCCCGGAGCAGGTGATCGCCCTGGGCTGCGCGGGCCCGACCGCCGTGCACGCCATGGGCATCGGAGGTCCCCGACCCGGTGACGTCGTGATCGTGCAGGGGAGTGGGCCGGTCGGGCTGGCCTGCGCCATGCTGGCGACGCTCGCGGGCGCCGTCAAGGTGATCATCGTGGGAGGGCCTGCGGGACGGCTGGACGCCGCACGCGCCGCCGGCATCGGTGACGTGTACGTCGACATCTTCACCGAGTCCGACTCCGTCGACCGCGCCGCGAAGATTCGGGCCGAGACGCCCGACGGGCGTGGTGCGGACCTCGTGATCGAGGCGACGGGCGTCCCGGCAGCGGTCGCCGAGGGCATCGACCTCACCCGCCGCGGCGGTACGTACCTGGTGGTCGGCCAGTACACCGACCACGGCACGACCCCGATCAATCCGCACCACATCACCAAGAAGCAGCTGAGGGTGCTCGGCAGCTGGGCATTCTCGCCGCGCAACCATCTCGACTATGTCCTGAGCCTGCCCGAGCTGGCGAGGCGGTTCGACCTGGAGAAGCTCGTCACCACGTACCCGCTCACCGATGCCGGGCGCGCGCTGGCGGACATGCGAGGCGGAACCGTCCTGAAGCCCGTGCTGCTGCCCGGCCAGGTGAGCTCGTCATGA
- a CDS encoding CaiB/BaiF CoA transferase family protein, whose translation MSQPLSGMTVLDLGEVVQGPVAAQVLGDHGADVIKVERGVRGDMLRSLDRPAIEAGEPSSYYAGVNRNKRSIALNLKTREGMSALHRLLARADVLVHSYRPAAVERLGLAYELLAERYPRLVYASASGFGESGPYAHKAGQDMLAQSLSGMARTVGDRTLSAHLNPVPAVDYASGMLLAQGILVALFERERSGRGQKVSVNLLDTALALQTLESASLLMYDHETNWVTDWYHGVFPTADGMVTVLGLFRDNALGMLCKALEVEDLSRRPEFATADLQARNAAAANELLRDAVAALTTRDATERFDAVDLLSAPLLTLRETLEDPQVLENGTVTTVDVEGRRTTRILGNPVRLSRTPASVARGVSGVGADTEAVLREAGFDDDELRALRESGAVR comes from the coding sequence GTGTCACAGCCGCTGAGCGGGATGACCGTGCTCGACCTCGGCGAAGTGGTGCAGGGCCCCGTCGCCGCGCAGGTGCTCGGCGACCACGGCGCCGACGTGATCAAGGTCGAGCGCGGTGTCCGGGGCGACATGCTGCGCTCGCTGGACCGCCCGGCGATCGAGGCAGGGGAGCCGTCGTCGTACTACGCCGGTGTCAACCGCAACAAGCGCAGCATCGCCCTCAATCTGAAGACCCGGGAGGGCATGAGCGCGCTGCACCGGCTACTGGCCAGGGCCGACGTTCTCGTGCACAGCTACCGGCCGGCGGCCGTGGAACGCCTGGGTCTGGCGTACGAGCTGCTCGCCGAGCGCTACCCGCGGCTGGTGTACGCCTCGGCGTCCGGCTTCGGCGAGAGCGGCCCCTACGCGCACAAGGCCGGGCAGGACATGCTCGCCCAGTCGCTGAGCGGGATGGCCCGGACCGTCGGGGACCGGACGCTGTCCGCGCACCTCAATCCGGTCCCCGCGGTGGACTACGCGTCCGGGATGTTGCTGGCGCAGGGGATCCTGGTCGCGCTCTTCGAGCGCGAGCGCTCCGGCAGGGGGCAGAAGGTGAGCGTCAACCTGCTCGACACGGCACTCGCTCTGCAGACGCTGGAGAGCGCTTCGCTGCTGATGTACGACCACGAGACCAACTGGGTCACCGACTGGTACCACGGGGTCTTCCCCACCGCGGACGGCATGGTCACGGTCCTGGGCCTGTTCCGCGACAACGCTCTCGGCATGCTGTGCAAGGCGCTGGAGGTCGAGGACCTCAGCCGCAGGCCGGAGTTCGCCACCGCCGACCTGCAGGCCCGCAACGCCGCCGCCGCCAACGAGTTGCTGCGCGACGCGGTCGCCGCACTGACCACGCGAGATGCCACCGAGCGGTTCGACGCCGTCGATCTGCTGTCGGCCCCGCTGCTCACGTTGCGCGAGACGCTGGAGGATCCGCAGGTACTGGAGAACGGCACCGTCACCACCGTCGACGTCGAAGGCCGGCGCACGACCAGGATCCTCGGCAACCCCGTCCGACTGTCGCGTACTCCCGCGAGCGTCGCCCGCGGGGTGTCCGGGGTGGGCGCGGACACCGAGGCGGTGTTGCGCGAGGCGGGCTTCGACGACGACGAGCTCCGTGCCCTCCGCGAGAGCGGAGCGGTGCGATGA